In Oreochromis aureus strain Israel breed Guangdong linkage group 15, ZZ_aureus, whole genome shotgun sequence, a single genomic region encodes these proteins:
- the LOC116323359 gene encoding sorting nexin-9-like, whose translation MAAQALVLYDFTAEPGNNELSVREGETITVTDQTVGGGWIQAQNSNGQTGLVPEGYLQIRNTGGVGGGGDPGYNPAQHAVQDDDGEWDDEWDDQSVSSYHDNNQPEGEAGASGRSAHGPSVKISLNKFSFSKGPSPEVFMLARPPADSRERLPVYMGEVGPVWLYPTSPLDCVIADPKKESKMYGLKSFIEYQITPNTTNRPVNHRYKHFDWLYERLLEKFGSILPIPSLPDKQVTGRFDDDFIRMRMEGLQAWMTRMCRHPIVSQSEVFQLFLTHRDEKEWKTGKRKAEKDETVGPMMFSLVEPEAAELDVVQVEQRCEHYSRFTKSMDDGVRELLSVGHAHWKRCTGPLPKEYEHIGRAFRNLSTVFITSKYPGEATLTDALTAAGKTYEEIAEIVAQQPQKDLHFLLETNSEYKGLLGCFPDIIAVHKAAVDKVKEGDRLVSAGKMNNSDRKCMNQRLSCMSYALQAEMNHFHSNRIYDYNRVMQLYLEQQVTFYQQIADKLREALSQFTTL comes from the exons GCTCTGGTTCTGTACGACTTCACAGCAGAGCCAGGAAACAACGAGCTGTCGGTGAGAGAGGGGGAGACCATCACTGTGACAGACCAG ACTGTGGGTGGAGGCTGGATCCAGGCCCAGAACTCCAACGGACAAACCGGACTCGTACCTGAGGGATATTTACAG ATCAGAAACACTGGTGGTGTTGGAGGAGGCGGGGACCCGGGATACAATCCCGCGCAGCACG CTGTTCAGGATGATGACGGTGAGTGGGACGACGAATGGGATGACCAGTCGGTGAGCAGTTACCATGACAACAATCAACCAGAAGGGGAGGCCGGAGCCTCGGGACGAAGCGCCCATGGGCCCAGTGTTAAGATCTCCCTCAATAA GTTCTCGTTCTCCAAAGGTCCGAGTCCAGAAGTCTTCATGTTGGCCCGACCTCCGgctgacagcagagagagacTTCCTGTCTAC ATGGGAGAAGTAGGCCCCGTCTGGCTGTACCCGACGTCTCCTCTGGACTGTGTGATTGCTGATCCAAAGAAAGAGTCCAAAATGTACGGACTGAAGAGCTTCATCGAGTACCAGATAACACCCAAC ACGACCAACAGACCTGTCAATCATCGCTACAAGCACTTTGATTGGCTGTATGAGCGTCTGCTGGAGAAGTTTGGGTCCATATTGCCCATCCCCTCACTGCCTGACAAACAGGTGACAG GCAGGTTTGATGATGACTTCATTAGGATGAGGATGGAGGGTCTGCAGGCCTGGATGACTCGGATGTGTCGGCACCCCATCGTCTCTCAGAGCGAAGTGTTTCAGCTCTTCCTCACCCACAGAGATGAGAAG GAGTGGAAGACGGGGAAGAGGAAGGCAGAGAAAGACGAGACGGTGGGTCCGATGATGTTCAGTTTGGTTGAACCTGAAGCCGCAGAGCTCGATGTCGTTCAGGT tgaACAGAGGTGTGAACACTACAGCCGCTTTACAAAGTCCATGGATGATGGCGTCAGAGAGCTACTGAGCGTCGGGCACGCGCACTGGAAACGCTGCACCGGAC CGCTTCCTAAAGAGTACGAGCACATTGGCCGAGCCTTCAGAAACCTGTCGACTGTTTTCATCACCAGCAAATATCCAG GTGAGGCGACCTTGACCGATGCTCTGACGGCTGCTGGAAAAACCTACGAGGAGATCGCTGAGATTGTCGCCCAGCag CCTCAGAAGGACCTCCACTTCCTGTTGGAGACTAACAGCGAATACAAAGGGCTGCTGGGATGTTTCCCAGACATCATCGCTGTACACAAG gctgCTGTAGATAAAGTGAAGGAAGGCGATCGTTTGGTTTCTGCAGGAAAAATGAACAACAGCGACAGGAAGTGCATGAACCAGCGGCTCAGCTGCATGAGCTACGCCCTGCAGg CTGAGATGAATCATTTCCATAGCAACCGTATCTACGACTACAACCGAGTGATGCAGCTTTACCTGGAGCAGCAGGTCACCTTCTACCAGCAG atcgcCGATAAGCTGAGAGAAGCTCTGAGCCAGTTCACCACGCTGTGA